CCTATATTCCGCCATATAATAGACATAACAATCTCCTTTTTAATTTTTAATGTTCAATCAAATACTTATATACCTATTTTTTAGTATCTAACAAATTAATTGTTTTGTCAAATTTTGTGGCTAAAACACCCAAAATATAGCCAAAACAAGAAAATTTGAGTATAATAACAGTATTCTTATGCGCTATATTGCCGATTTTCACATTCATTCTCCTTACTCGCGGGCGGTTTCCAAGGAAATGACTTTGGAAAATTTGGATATCTGGGCGCAGAAAAAAGGCATCACTATTTTAGGCACGGGCGACTTTACTCATCCCGCCTGGTTTAAAGAAATTCAAAAAAAACTTGAGGAACGCGAGCCGGGACTTTTTGCTTTAAAATCCAACAAATCGGCGGACGCCACTCGATTTATTTTAACTTCCGAGATTTCCAGTATTTATACCAAATATAATAAAGGACGGCGCGTTCATAATCTGATTTTTGCGCCGAATTTGGAAGCGGTTAAAAAAATAAATACTCAGCTCGGCTTTATAGGCAATATTAAATCTGACGGCCGGCCGATTTTGGGCCTTGACCCCAAAGAACTTTTGAAAATTATTTTAGAGGTTGACCCGAAATGTTTTTTAATACCTTGCCATGCCTGGACGCCCTGGTTCTCCATTTTTGGTTCAATGTCCGGTTTTAATTCGGTTGAAGAATGTTTTGAGGAAATGTCCGGTGAAATTTTCGCCTTAGAGACTGGCCTTTCCAGCGACCCGGCCATGAACTGGCGTTTGTCTCAATTGGATAAATACACTTTGATTTCCAATTCAGACGCTCACAGCTTGCCTAATCTCGGCCGCGAGGCCTGCGTTTTTGAAATCAAGCCGGAAAAACTTTCTTTTGACGAAATTAAAAGAATTCTCAAAGAGAAAGACAAAGAAAAATTTTTATACACCATTGAATTTTTTCCCGAAGAAGGAAAATATCATTACGACGGCCATCGGCTTTGCCAGGTGAGATTGTCTCCTAAAGAAACCAAAAAATGCCACGGCCTCTGCCCTGTTTGCGGCAAACGATTAACTATCGGCGTAA
The bacterium genome window above contains:
- a CDS encoding endonuclease Q family protein, which gives rise to MRYIADFHIHSPYSRAVSKEMTLENLDIWAQKKGITILGTGDFTHPAWFKEIQKKLEEREPGLFALKSNKSADATRFILTSEISSIYTKYNKGRRVHNLIFAPNLEAVKKINTQLGFIGNIKSDGRPILGLDPKELLKIILEVDPKCFLIPCHAWTPWFSIFGSMSGFNSVEECFEEMSGEIFALETGLSSDPAMNWRLSQLDKYTLISNSDAHSLPNLGREACVFEIKPEKLSFDEIKRILKEKDKEKFLYTIEFFPEEGKYHYDGHRLCQVRLSPKETKKCHGLCPVCGKRLTIGVMSRVEELADREENFKPKNPIPFKSLVPLREIIAESLGRGKATKLVVEEYENLVFKGGNEFKILLDLAEAELSKITLPKIVEGIMKVRKKELFVLPGYDGEYGTVKIFSEGEKNKPPLAQKNLFG